A single region of the Undibacterium piscinae genome encodes:
- the hisB gene encoding imidazoleglycerol-phosphate dehydratase HisB codes for MQAQRTAQVTRNTNETQIRVAINLDGTGKQKLNTGVPFLDHMLDQIARHGLIDLEIEAVGDLHIDAHHTVEDVGITLGQAFAIAMGDKKGIRRYGHAYVPLDEALSRVVIDFSGRPGLEFHVPFKRAMIGSFDVDLTHEFFQGFVNHALVSLHIDNLRGDNAHHQCETVFKAFGRALRMASELDARSAGTIPSTKGSL; via the coding sequence ATGCAAGCTCAACGCACCGCACAAGTTACACGTAATACCAATGAAACGCAGATCCGTGTCGCCATCAATCTCGATGGAACCGGTAAGCAAAAGCTCAATACCGGTGTTCCTTTTTTGGATCATATGCTCGATCAGATCGCCCGTCATGGCCTGATCGATCTGGAAATTGAAGCGGTCGGTGATCTGCATATCGATGCGCATCATACGGTCGAGGATGTCGGTATCACGCTGGGACAGGCGTTTGCGATCGCCATGGGTGACAAGAAAGGCATACGTCGTTACGGCCATGCCTACGTGCCACTCGATGAAGCCTTGTCGCGCGTAGTCATCGATTTTTCCGGCCGTCCTGGTCTGGAATTTCATGTGCCGTTCAAGCGTGCCATGATAGGTTCGTTTGACGTCGACCTGACCCATGAATTTTTCCAGGGCTTTGTGAACCATGCTTTGGTTTCGCTGCATATTGATAACTTGCGCGGCGACAACGCGCATCATCAATGTGAAACCGTGTTCAAAGCTTTCGGTCGCGCTTTACGTATGGCATCCGAACTCGATGCGCGTTCGGCAGGAACCATACCGTCCACCAAAGGTAGCCTTTAA
- the hisA gene encoding 1-(5-phosphoribosyl)-5-[(5-phosphoribosylamino)methylideneamino]imidazole-4-carboxamide isomerase: MLLIPAIDLKDGHCVRLKQGDMDQATVFSDAPADMARHWLAQGARRLHLVDLNGAFAGKPVNEAAVKAILQAVRDYAEETGTEEIPVQLGGGIRDLDTIERYLNDGLSYIIIGTAAVKSPGFLADACAAFPGQIIVGIDAKDGKVATDGWSKLSGHDVIDLAQKFEGYGVEAIIYTDIGRDGMMGGVNIEATVKLAQAVNIPVIASGGVHVLADVEALCEVQDQGISGVICGRSIYEGTLDLLSAQDRADELSGETDTEEEPI, translated from the coding sequence ATGCTGCTCATTCCTGCCATCGACCTGAAAGACGGTCACTGCGTACGCCTGAAACAAGGAGACATGGATCAAGCCACGGTCTTCTCTGACGCTCCTGCCGATATGGCGCGACATTGGTTGGCGCAAGGTGCACGTCGCCTGCATCTGGTGGATTTAAATGGTGCGTTCGCAGGTAAGCCTGTCAATGAAGCTGCGGTCAAGGCGATTTTGCAAGCGGTACGCGACTATGCCGAAGAAACCGGCACCGAAGAAATTCCGGTGCAACTGGGCGGTGGCATTCGCGATCTCGACACTATAGAACGCTATCTGAATGATGGCTTGTCCTACATCATTATCGGTACCGCTGCGGTGAAGAGCCCTGGCTTTCTGGCTGATGCCTGTGCTGCGTTTCCTGGTCAGATCATAGTCGGTATCGACGCCAAGGATGGCAAAGTCGCCACTGACGGCTGGAGTAAGTTATCCGGCCACGACGTAATCGATCTGGCGCAGAAGTTTGAAGGCTATGGCGTTGAGGCGATTATCTATACCGATATCGGCCGTGACGGCATGATGGGCGGCGTAAATATTGAGGCAACCGTAAAATTGGCGCAGGCGGTTAACATTCCTGTGATTGCCTCCGGTGGCGTACACGTGCTGGCCGATGTGGAAGCGCTGTGCGAGGTTCAGGATCAGGGAATTTCGGGTGTGATCTGCGGACGTTCGATTTACGAGGGAACGCTCGATTTGTTGTCGGCACAGGATAGGGCTGACGAATTGAGCGGCGAAACCGATACTGAAGAAGAACCGATATGA
- the hisH gene encoding imidazole glycerol phosphate synthase subunit HisH, producing the protein MNKIVVVDYGMGNLRSVAQALRAVAPEANVIISGDVADIKSADRLVLPGQGAMPDCMSSLRESGVQDAVLEAARSKPLFGVCVGEQMLFDVSAEGDTPGLGLLPGKVVRFDLRGQLQADGSRYKVPQMGWNRVRQAQPHALWQGIDDDAYFYFVHSYFAQPENALHTVGTTDYGTTFACAVARDNIFATQFHPEKSAAAGLQLYKNFVHWKP; encoded by the coding sequence ATGAATAAAATTGTAGTTGTCGATTATGGTATGGGTAATCTGCGCTCGGTGGCGCAAGCCCTGCGTGCCGTGGCTCCCGAAGCCAATGTGATCATCTCTGGCGACGTCGCCGATATCAAGAGTGCCGACCGCCTGGTATTGCCGGGGCAGGGCGCGATGCCTGACTGCATGAGTAGTTTGCGCGAATCCGGTGTGCAGGATGCCGTGCTGGAAGCGGCGCGTAGCAAACCCTTGTTTGGCGTTTGCGTCGGCGAGCAAATGCTGTTTGATGTCAGTGCGGAAGGCGATACGCCGGGCTTGGGATTGTTGCCGGGCAAAGTCGTGCGCTTTGATCTGCGCGGTCAGTTGCAGGCCGATGGCTCGCGCTATAAAGTTCCGCAAATGGGATGGAACCGGGTGCGCCAGGCGCAGCCTCATGCGCTCTGGCAAGGCATCGACGATGATGCTTACTTCTATTTCGTGCATAGTTATTTTGCACAACCAGAAAATGCTCTCCATACCGTAGGCACCACAGATTACGGAACGACATTTGCCTGTGCGGTAGCGCGTGACAATATTTTTGCGACGCAATTTCACCCTGAAAAAAGCGCCGCCGCCGGTTTGCAGTTGTATAAGAATTTCGTACACTGGAAGCCTTGA
- a CDS encoding histidinol-phosphate transaminase: MSLIANIIRSEVRDLSAYHVPDSAGFVKLDAMENPYTLSTEMQQALAERLARVGLNRYPVPSYSALKSAIKRQLGVPPDYDLVLGNGSDELISMVSVACAKPGAKVLAPVPGFVMYAMSARLAGMEFVGVPLNADLSLDAAAMLAAIAEHQPAIIYLAYPNNPTGTLYDTADIEAILRAVGDTGVVIVDEAYQPFSPVSFMSRLAEFDNLLVMRTVSKLGLAGIRLGYMTGCPALLNEFEKVRPPYNINVLTEAAAEFMLEQVAVLDAQAAQICQQRSLLAAALAALPGVQVFPSAANFLLIRVPKAEQVFAKLLKQKILVKNVGKMHVLLENCLRITVSTPEENSLFLDAFSASL, encoded by the coding sequence ATGTCCTTGATTGCCAATATTATCCGTTCTGAAGTGCGGGACCTGTCCGCCTACCATGTGCCGGATTCAGCTGGTTTCGTAAAACTCGATGCGATGGAAAATCCGTATACGCTCAGTACCGAAATGCAGCAAGCCTTGGCCGAGCGACTGGCGCGGGTCGGGCTTAACCGTTATCCGGTACCAAGTTATAGCGCTTTAAAAAGCGCGATTAAGCGCCAACTGGGCGTGCCGCCAGACTATGATCTGGTGTTGGGTAACGGCTCCGATGAATTGATCTCCATGGTTTCGGTGGCCTGCGCCAAACCTGGTGCCAAGGTGCTCGCGCCGGTGCCAGGCTTCGTGATGTACGCGATGTCAGCACGTCTGGCCGGCATGGAGTTTGTCGGTGTACCATTAAATGCCGATCTGAGCTTGGACGCTGCGGCGATGCTCGCTGCCATCGCCGAACATCAGCCTGCCATTATTTATCTGGCCTATCCAAATAATCCTACCGGTACTTTGTACGATACCGCAGATATAGAGGCGATTTTGCGTGCCGTTGGCGATACCGGCGTGGTGATTGTCGATGAGGCGTATCAGCCATTTTCACCTGTGAGTTTCATGTCGCGTCTGGCCGAGTTTGATAATCTGCTGGTGATGCGCACGGTGTCCAAGTTAGGCTTGGCCGGCATTCGCCTTGGTTATATGACGGGCTGCCCGGCCTTGCTCAATGAATTTGAAAAAGTGCGTCCGCCTTACAATATCAATGTACTCACTGAGGCGGCGGCTGAATTTATGCTGGAGCAGGTTGCGGTACTTGATGCCCAGGCGGCGCAGATATGTCAGCAACGTAGCCTGCTGGCGGCTGCTTTGGCGGCGTTGCCGGGAGTGCAGGTTTTTCCGTCTGCGGCAAATTTCCTGTTGATTCGCGTGCCGAAAGCCGAACAAGTATTCGCTAAATTGCTGAAACAAAAAATTTTAGTTAAAAATGTAGGTAAAATGCATGTGCTTCTGGAAAACTGCCTGCGTATTACCGTCAGCACGCCAGAAGAAAATTCCCTCTTTCTTGATGCGTTTAGTGCATCATTATGA